The Chloroflexota bacterium genome includes the window GAACTCGAGGCCCTTCTGCTCGAACACGACCTCGCCGTGCTCGTTGGTGATGGTCGCCTCGCGCGCGTCCCACTCGACCGTGTCGTACGGGTCCACACCGGGGCGCGTGAAGCGCCGCTCGACGCTGATCCCCTTCCAGGTGGGTTGCTCGCCCGACTGGAGCTGGTGGTAGCCGGCGGCCTTGCCCTTTTCGGCTTTGCCCGGTCCGGTCGCCCTGGCCTGGCCCGGTCCTGTGGCCTTGGCTGCCCCCTTGTGCCCGTTGCCATTTCCGTTGGTCTTGGACGGGACGGGGGCTGCGCTGCGTGCCATGGGTCCGGTGCCTCCTGTGGTCGGATAGGTGTCGGTTGTAGGACGGGCGGACCTCTCGGAGGAGTTGGGAGAGGTCCGCCCCGCTCGATTCGGGAGGCGCCGCGAACCGGTCCGGCCGCTTCGTCTCAGTGGCCTTGAAGTCTACTCCTCGCATAGGGCCGGGTCAAGGCAAAATCACAACATGTAGTGGTGGGCCCTCGAATCTGCCCCTACATCCTGCGTAATCGGCCAAACCGATGTGGACGGCCTGTGGACCGTCTGTTATCGGTCTGTGGACAGCCGTCTGCGCTGCCTCGGCGTCCGAGATTGGGCTGACCGATGTATGACACGGCCCTCGGGGGCAGGGGCAGCCGCGTTGGACGCGGGGCGGGGCCCCGGATTGGACGCGAGTCGGGCCGGGGGGTAGGGTGGGCGAGGTGACCGGGCGCCACATATTTCAGTGGTCCGCGGTCGCGGCGCTCGTCGGCGTCGCCGCCTGTAGGCCCGCGCCCGGGCAGAGCACGGAGGCATCGAGCCACATGAGCAGCGTCATCACTCAGGTCAGACTGACCAGTTCCGCATTCGCCGACGGCGAGGCAATCCCCCGTCAATACACCTGCGATGGCGACAACATCTCGCCCCCGCTGACCTGGGGGCCGGCGCCAGAGGGCACCGCGGCATGGGTCCTCATCGCCGAGGACATCGATGCGCGTCTGTGGGTCCACTGGCTTGTCGTCAACCTTCCCGCCGGCGTGATCTCGCTGCCGGAAGGCGCCTCCCGCAACATGCCTCAGGGAGCCGTGGAGGGCGGCACCGACTTCGGTCCGGCCACATGGGGCGGTCCGTGCCCGCCGTCCGGGGAGCATCGGTATGTCTTCACCGTGTATGCGCTGGCCGAGCCATTGGTGCTTGGGCCGGAGCTCGCCGCGACCCAGATCCGGGCCGACATGTACGGGAAGGTCCTCGCCGAGGCGAAGCTGACCGGGACGTATCAGCGCAAAGCCTAGGCCGGCGCGACTAGGTCTGCGCGGCGGGGCGGGCCAGTCGGGGAGCAGAGCGGGCTGGCGTAGTCGCCGGCGTCCGCGAAGCGCGGCGCGGTGGTGCGGCGGCAGGCGCCGGACGGAGGTATCGGCGCAGTTCGGCGGCGGGCATGGGGCGCGCGAAATGGAATCCCTGTCCGTATTCGCAGCCGATCTCCCGCAGACGGGCAACCTGCTCCCCGTTCTCGATCCCCTCGGCCACCACCGAGATCCCCAGGTTGCGGGCCAGGTCCACGACCCCGGAGATGAGCGACTCGGCGCGTGAGCCGGGGGACAGCCTCGCGACGAAGGAACGCTCGATCTTCACGATGTCGAACGGGATTCGGCTGAGCTGGCTGAGCGAGGCGTAGCCAGTCCCGAAGTCATCGATCGCCAAGCGCGTGCCGAGCCCCCGAAGCTGCAGCAGGTTGGCCGCAGCCGCCGCGTGGTCCAGCCGAACGGACTCAGTCAGCTCCAGCAGGAGCTGACGCGGGGCAAGGCCGGAGGAGGCCAGCATCTTGGCGACCTGGTCGGCGAACCCAGATTGCACCAGCTGGAGGGCGGACAGGTTGACGCTCATGAAGAGATCGGCCGCTCCCTGCCCCTTCGCGGTCCACCGAGCGGCCTCGCGGCAGGCCTCCCCCAGGATCCATCGGCCCAGCGGCACGATCGCTCCGGTGATCTCGGCCAGCGGGATGAACTCGGCCGGCGCCAGGAGCCCACGCGTCGGGTGGCGCCAGCGGACCAGGGCCTCGACGCCGACGACGGCACCGGTGGCAAGGTTCAGGACCGGTTGGTAATGCAGCTCGAACTGCTGGTCGCGGATGGCGCGTTCCAGGTCGCCTCGCAACTCCATGCCACGGACCACGGCCTCGTGGGCGGCGTCCTCGAAGACGGTGAAGCGGCCCTTGCCCTGGCCCTTGGCAACGTACATGGCGATATCCGCATCGCGCATCAGGTCCTCGGCCGTCGAAAGCGCGCTGGTGCCCAGGCTGATGCCGATGCTGGCGCCGATCGAGTGTTGATGGCCGGCGATCGATATCGGTTTCTCCAACGCGGAGATGAGGCGGCCGGCGACCAGGCCGGCTGCGTACACGTCGGGGTTGTCGTCCAGCAGCACGGCGAATTCGTCGCCGCCAAGTCGGGCGACCGTGTCTGCCGGTCGGACGGTGCGACGCAGGGAGTCGGCAACCGCCGTGAGAACCGCGTCACCGGCTTCATGGCCCGAGGTGTCGTTCACGGTCTTGAAGTCGTCGAGGTCCAGGAAGAGCACGGCGACCGAGTGGTTCCGGCGGGCCAGGGCATGCTGCAGGCGGTCACGGAACAAGACCCGGTTGGCGAGCCCGGTGAGGGGGTCGTGCAAGGCCCGCCGTTCCAGCTCCGCTTCGAGGATCTTGCGTTGGTGCAGGGTCGTCCGCAGGTCGCTGACGACGCCGCTCAGGCGGGCGACCACCAGGAGGAAGAGGACGACGCAGCCCACTGCGATCACCGGGATGTTGATAGGCACACCGGTCACCCCTTCGATCACCAGTACGGCCGGCGCCATCAGCGATGCGCCGGCCAACAGGACCAGGCGCCCGGCGGAGAAGGGCACGTCGCCCGGCTCGACCGGGTCGGCCACGTGGCGCATGGAAGGATGGAGTGCGGCGGCGCCCCAGAACGCCGCGCCCAGGAGCCGACCCGCATCCACCAGCTGGCCGGTCTCATAGGTGCCCTGGAGCGCGAGGAACGCATACGGGTAGTCAGCTAGCAGGAAGGCGACAACGGCCGCGATGAGGAACTGCAACGAGGTGACACGCCGGCCCGGGGCGAGGAAGAGTCGGGCCATGACGCAGAGCAGGAGGATGTCGAGCACCGGATAGGCGAGGGCCACCGCAATCTCGCCGAATGACTGGGACGTGTCGGCCACGATCGGAGCCATCAGGAAGACCCAGCTCGCCATGCCGAAGCCGACGGCCACGATGAGCGCGTCGATCACGCCGGCACGATCTCCGCCCGGGACGCGGCCACGGACCAGCCACAGCAGGGCCATGACGACCAGGCCCATGCCCGCGAGATAGAAGGCGTCGGCGACCGACGGGAACGGGTCGAGCCCGTAGACCCGCTCCAGGATCACCCAGGTCCAGTCACCCGCCGAGGAGAGTGCGAGGCCAACCGCCAAGATGAGCCACGGTCGACGATCCGGCGGCCG containing:
- a CDS encoding YbhB/YbcL family Raf kinase inhibitor-like protein, with product MSSVITQVRLTSSAFADGEAIPRQYTCDGDNISPPLTWGPAPEGTAAWVLIAEDIDARLWVHWLVVNLPAGVISLPEGASRNMPQGAVEGGTDFGPATWGGPCPPSGEHRYVFTVYALAEPLVLGPELAATQIRADMYGKVLAEAKLTGTYQRKA
- a CDS encoding EAL domain-containing protein — encoded protein: MSVDLADTGERHQRTIRVAAWKAWLALGLAMVVAYFALPTQDLQDLLYQVPGMLAAFAVLAGAAIHRPPDRRPWLILAVGLALSSAGDWTWVILERVYGLDPFPSVADAFYLAGMGLVVMALLWLVRGRVPGGDRAGVIDALIVAVGFGMASWVFLMAPIVADTSQSFGEIAVALAYPVLDILLLCVMARLFLAPGRRVTSLQFLIAAVVAFLLADYPYAFLALQGTYETGQLVDAGRLLGAAFWGAAALHPSMRHVADPVEPGDVPFSAGRLVLLAGASLMAPAVLVIEGVTGVPINIPVIAVGCVVLFLLVVARLSGVVSDLRTTLHQRKILEAELERRALHDPLTGLANRVLFRDRLQHALARRNHSVAVLFLDLDDFKTVNDTSGHEAGDAVLTAVADSLRRTVRPADTVARLGGDEFAVLLDDNPDVYAAGLVAGRLISALEKPISIAGHQHSIGASIGISLGTSALSTAEDLMRDADIAMYVAKGQGKGRFTVFEDAAHEAVVRGMELRGDLERAIRDQQFELHYQPVLNLATGAVVGVEALVRWRHPTRGLLAPAEFIPLAEITGAIVPLGRWILGEACREAARWTAKGQGAADLFMSVNLSALQLVQSGFADQVAKMLASSGLAPRQLLLELTESVRLDHAAAAANLLQLRGLGTRLAIDDFGTGYASLSQLSRIPFDIVKIERSFVARLSPGSRAESLISGVVDLARNLGISVVAEGIENGEQVARLREIGCEYGQGFHFARPMPAAELRRYLRPAPAAAPPRRASRTPATTPARSAPRLARPAAQT